Sequence from the Helianthus annuus cultivar XRQ/B chromosome 13, HanXRQr2.0-SUNRISE, whole genome shotgun sequence genome:
TTTCTTGTTGACAATCGATCTGCAACCACTCTACTTGCATCATCAATATGTTTGCGTTTTGATTTACGTTCACTTGGCGAGATTGCACCCGGGCTCACAAAACAAATACCATGATCAAGTTTTGGCCCATTCTTGATTTGCTCATACAAGAACCTGTCAACATACAAAAACTAAATCAATTAAATAAATTGTGTTTTACGTCAACATACAAAAACTAAATCAATTAAATAAATTGTGTTTTACAAACAATTTTTGAAACTAAATTTAAGCACTTACATCATATAAGCAGTGATGACAGAACCAGTCAGCTCATCCAATGTAAAAATTGCTTCAAAATCATCCCAATTTAAATATGTGAAACTCTCGTATCCAAATAGATCGTCTACACACTGCAATTTTATAGAATCAGCCTTTAAAACTTGTGCGTCAACAACCAATGAAGTCATTGTCAAAACTGCATTGTTTTCAACTCTTATCCTTGGCCTCCTTTGTGCTCTCGTCATCCCCCCCTTTGCCTTCGTTCACTTGTACATTCTCTTTTTCATTTTCCACTTTAGGTTCTCTTTtccgtttttttttctttctcacTTACTACTTCTTTTCCCGTGACCTTTTCCACTTGTACAATCTTTTGTTCAAGCTCCTTTTCGTTTTCCTCATTAGTCCCTCTTGgttgttttatttgtttattacTTTTTAAATCTTTCACGGGTTTTGTCTTTGGTTTCGCCAACATTTTTTCCtgaaaaaaatataaattctttaaaTTAGACCTCATATTTATTATATGCATTAAATCTATGAAAATAATATTACCAAGTCAGAGCATTGAATGACTAGATGTCTTGGCCAACTCAGTATGTGCCCAATTGCATCTCCGACCTCCATAATGAATTCCTCTTCAAGTGGAACTGGTAGTAACGCTTCTCTATGTAAACATATTTCCAACATGACTTGAAGGAACTCCTCttcattcctcaaaccaacatcACAAACACACTAAATCTTCGAAGAACCGGTTCCGGATGATTCACCACCTTCACTTTTCTTCATTGCAACCTTTGTCACCGGACAATGACCGTCGGTGTGTTTTTTAAGGGCCGAGTTCGCCGTAGCCTTCATGAACTTCCCACAACCTTTGCAACGTGCCATTTCATGGCTATCAGACATCAGGCACAGATCAAAGTGCTTCCAAACTTGGGGTtttcttttggtttccaaaaccatGACCACTTCATCGTTGCATGCCATAACCGATTTGAGGGGTAACTTGAAGGTTGAAACCGATTTGAGTGGGACTAAGTTTTGGTTGAAGGTGATATACTTATAAATACTTGAAACTGATTCTAAAGTTTTAATGGCAATTAATCAATTCCAACGGATAGAAAGCCGTTAGGAATCGATTTCGGCAGCTTTATTGCAGCTTTTTCTGGAAGATACCCGGACCGGTTAGGAACAGTTCCGGTAATTTTGGTTTGAGACCGGGTACTAACCGGAACCGGGTCCTAGAAGAATCGGTTCCGGTCAAACTCAGTCAAGAACCGGGTACGGTTAGGAACCAGTCCCGGGTATACAAAAAACCTGATTTGCCATCTCTAATTTGGTGTGGAGGGAAAATGCCCGCTAATAGTCAAGGAGAGACTTTTACTCCTTCTTTATTCAGGAATAAACCCTATCCATTTGATTAGTTAAGGAAGGAAAGGCCCATATCACTTAAAAGGTCCGTGTTCCAAATTAAGGCCTTTAGCAGCGACTTTTCTTTGTCGATGCTGAAACTGTTTCCACTATAACTTAAATTTCTTGTAGTGATACATAAATTGACCATGCATATTCAGTTTATCACAACGTGCCCGCATAGAATCCCATTCTTCCACCTCCCAACTCTCAAATTACTTGGAATATATTAGGATTTGAAATGTTGATCTAATAGTTTTTCGGGTTTTTTGGGTGaacccaaaacaccaaaatcaTATCCATTGAGTAAGTTCAATCGGGTTATGGTTTCACCCTTCATTGGGCTCAGGTATTATAGTTTTTCAGGTCGGGTGATGTTGGGTTCAGGTTTTGGATACACCATAAATTTATAAGATAACACAGAATGATGGCACACATATTTCAATATGATTTTTAAACGATGACACACAAATATAGTGtcataaaaattaaaattatatgATGACACACAACGATGACACACATATTTCAATATGATTTTTAATCACAGTTAAACGATGACACACAAATATAAGTATCATAAAATATTCAGATTTTACCAACGATGACATTTTTTTTATGACACACATGTTTACGTGTCATAAGATTAGTGTGTGTCATTGTTCTTGTGTCATTAAAGGTCTTTTTTCTAGTAGTGATCTTTGATATCTAGGAAGTAGAGTGAGAAAGAGATACGGAAGAGAAAGAGACAGGAAATATCTAGAGAGTGATGGAGGAGGATCCGACCATGGCCTCCAGCCGGCTCCTCACCCCGATTACGCACTTGGCCGGTGATGAACGTAGTGGTGTCGTACGCAGACGTGGATTTCCTCCCACCGGCTGCTCCGTTGTGAACGGGTGGAGCCGCTAGCAACGGAAAGCGAAGCCAGTGATGTGCTCCGACAACACACCTCTTCCGGCACGTTCACAACTATTTTCTACTTATCGAGAATCAACGACGCTGATGGCTGGATTAGGTTTTTGCAGGCTAACCATATCTCTGGGAGCTTCGACAGGTGACGAAGATTAGGGGAAACAAATCGCTAGGGTTTAACAACCGCTACTCCGGTATCCTAGCgatttcgtatagaaatttttgggtatatatgtgacaaccctcacaaaaccaggtatccgtacgacttaattagctattaactgttgcctaattactgtgcttaaccgagatttctgataaactgctacttgattgttgatacatgtacatgtctgcatcatactttgatttttcctgtcactacattaattatttactgaactctagtgacaaacttgatgcacaaaaagcacagtagcactaaacggatacacagtgaacatgctgatatagccagcatcaggcagacactgcctctaagggcctgaatgagccagaattattttactacacccatagtgtgtgtaaggatacaagggttgtatgattacgtctctagggataagatatagagatttggatgtgcctaaaacatactttaagcacggaacacagcacttttatttacacactagcttctagctaattaataaagtgccaaaatacaaggaattattcccgacactttgctgaataaattgtgtcgctaaaaatattacttacgacgcttaaaggatatcttaagcactttaacggattcctatccaaccgaacaaccggacaatacccggaacataaaaatattgccagaattattgttagtatttttctgagccagttagggtccccgattaccctaacacccgctttacaacgcattaaacaactaacgaggttagaccTTTAAGTAACCGACTTAACATAACTAAACTGTAACTGGACAATCGAAAACAAACCGGATACCATTACCATCTAATGGAATCGGCCAAATGGTGGGACCAAGGGAGTACGtcctttattatattttattagatTATGCGGATATCTAGAACGAGAAACCGATGGACGATAACTAAACTTTTTCTAtttaaactctctctctctcacaataacacacacacactcaaGATCACTCTCTCCCTCCCCCTTGCTCCCTCACGGCCGAgaacccccaccaccacccatccgtttttcggttcaagtctctACATTCCAAGTGCATACAAGTCTTGAGGATCGCGTACGATGAAGCTCGaaacaaacggaagttgaaggacctcgagcatttgcttttatccacgccgttttcgacaagtttcttccctagcctcgagctagaggtatattgtttaaaactcgtttttagtcGTGTCTAacgtggttaaaaggatttttatcggttaaatgtcggtaacccgtttcatgaatctttaaagtctactaaaaagtgaaaatcgttggataaaagaacataacgcgtgtaaatgtcgtagtatttgaatatgttggtttttatgacccgatctatgatgtggtggctctcatcatcgtttaacccgactttgttaggatcacgtatcttgacatacacttgtttcttttgtacaagggttaaaaggtgaaactccaccacacgggaaacatgaacttgtgtaaaagtgttttaacatgaaaaatagtatttaaaacgagccgatctacgtatgtacaagtggtatattcgtaggaccgggagttgagaaaatcatgttttataaaagttgtataacaGGTTAACAGATGTGATTTTTAtagtctacaagtgtataaacacttgtgaaatgaaagatctgacaaaataacaatttttataaaaattgtcggaagttgtaaagagtgatttgttccaaaacggggtttttgcaagactaaactattttatacctagatccactaaatataatgagatctacataatagttttagaaaaactacaagttcatgtaatattgtgattttacatactagtctacgagtttaatgtgttgaaactagtttgaagtatcggaaaatgatttggttgatttgaagaattgttggaatgattttgtaaaagaaaatgatacgcttgaaagcgtggccacctccagttacaggggaaactctggcgaaattttctaaaaatataacacttggaattatttacaagtgttagactactttgatatgttttcaaatatatttctcgagtctagactatgatcactagggctctcacgaaaacatttttctaccacttaagtccaaatccacaaactttttacaaacaaatgttgagcacattttattcattattctaggctcagtctgggaggctgaggttcaggctagtgggactaggagtgttggctagtgggactaggagtgttggctagtgggactaggagtgttggctagtgggactaggagtgttggctagtgggactaggagtgttggctagtgagactaggaaggacagtctgggaggctgggaggctagtgggactaggtggattacgtgattattatctggtaacttatgtgactatttgattcactgattttgtgcttattctgtgttatgttacagacccatggattcaccagctacaggtggatcaggtaccactggacccctaccgttagtgtcagacgatgttatgtcttcggagcatgaggtgcacaccTCAGACTATACTAGCACGGACGACGATGACTTTCGGCACCCTCTGGTAGAGATTCCGGCACCCATACCTTTTGCCTATGAGCCCATTgttggcgatcctgctgagtacctccctattgttgcgattccggcaccgattcctcttgcttcttaccctgcttatgagcttatgccagacgccgatgccgacggagacatcgagctttacgaggacgagccatttgaggacgaggatcctgacgtagctcctctacctgctggcggtctcttgatgatagctgacgttccagctggagactcgcccattcactcaccagtcccagactctttagagtctgtggcatctgtatcatctcgcGGGGCGAGCACGCAGCAGTTTATTCACGACTCAGACCCTGATCATGCATCTTCAGTTGCCCCTATTCCGAGTTTCACATTTGAGCATGAtgatatcgaggattctgaccctgttttccctccaggatttgatcctgaccatgatatcgagtatattcctatggatgagCACATAGAGGACCCTGATGATCCTATCGGACCCATTGACCCAGATTTTGACTTTGACATGGCGTTCGACGACCCCGAGCCTgccatagccccagagcaggcagctgcttttgaccctttacctgagcatgaccctgttcatgctgattttcctcttgagcctgttgatgttgatccCCCTGTAGGTGTTCCTGTGATCGAGGGCGATCATGTTACTGCTGATCCCATTGTTCCTTTACCCGTAGGTGACatacctgctgatcctgttattgatcCTGTCGATCCTGTTATTGCACCTCTTGACCCCGTTATTGCTCCTATCGATCCTTTACCCATCGAGCCCGAGCACGCTCTTTTTGCTGAGCACATGGATCCTCCAGATAAggaggcacagcacgggtggataccggcggacgaggatgttccaccgtttcccccacatcacactggcacacatcatactgatttctcatttcagatcccatcATTTATTCCttcagcggggcctggagagggctcttcagcccaccctttcggtcatgtaccgacgaccatgcctcagatagcatctatcccatcttctgttgcacctatcgatcttaccagcacgccattactttggtcAACCCCATCTGCCATGCCACCTACAGATCCATATcacccatttcatttgggccacactattgaggatcttttgatgtcgtttgtaccccagcacgagtctcattcacagcgactccaggagctcgagagagctcagttgtcttttggtccatatcttggtcagacatcatcatcatttcagccttttcgatcatttcctcctgacattgctgcccgactttcgaccttggagcagcaggttgcgtccgtgatccgtactcagcaggcgatggaggaggactggtatcacttacgccgcttacttttcgctcactttccccctcccccacccccacccGCATAGGGTTCATTGGTACTgtagtggtaggcgatggtgagacgaccgcgattgtgactgcacagatttttggagaccatctgacgatacagatttttgttgatatttgttgatgtactggttgtatgtgacactgatgtgatgttgtttttgacaggggtgatgtagcccctatttgatttgtgactgtatgatacagtgacgtgctgacacacttgctacactttatggtctcgatatatataacaatcgctgtattctcaccatatctgattcacttgattgcttatttatgttatgtgacatgggatgttgtatgtatgatatttgcaacatgggatgttgggacatgggatgttgtgtgtgatatattgataacatgagattgctattactatatacgtatgtttattgtggcctaatcgacgtacgcatctttagaagatggcaccaagacgtcaaccgcagccgatgcccactactcctgaagaactacagcaagttattgctgccgccattgctcagtatgctgcctcgcaagaaggaccaagcggaagtaacacgaacatcaacggcaaccaaaatcctcctcatgggtgcacctacaaacaattcttggactgtaagcccatcaacttcgacggcacaggtggtgctgttgctttcgttcgctgggcagagaagactgattcaaccatccgcatgagcaaatgtgcgctcgaccaacaggtcacttacatctcagggctgtttctagacggagccctatcttggtggaacttacaagtgcaaacactaggcgaagctgccgcctacgccctgacttgggccgaattgaaagagcttatgcacaagaagtattgttcccgtgcagaaattcaaaggttggagactgaattttggcacctaaagatggatggaccaaaggttgcagaatacgtccagaggtttcatgacctatctcaagtggttccttatatggtcacgcctgaatacaagcgaattgagcgcttcatttgggggttagctccccaaatcattagcatggtgacctccgccagaccggcaactattacggaagccattgatttgagcgtggctctcactgaggaggcaattcgtttaaacaagtttgatgaagtcaaggcgaagaagacagagactcacgttgagtcctcaggagataacaaaaggaagttttcaaacttcaaacaaggcgTCGGCATGGCAGTAAAGAAAGGAAAATCAGCTGGTAGTACCAAGAAAGGGAAAGGGTaccagggcacccagcccaaatgcaacaactgccaacgccaccatactggcaattgtaacgtgaaggtttgtgaatcttgtggaaaaccgggccactcaaaggaatcatgttgggctagtacaggccgaggaggccagggaggaaatgtgaatagaaacgataatcgtggtggtttgggaaatcgcccacaagggaataatcgaggctacaatgcaaatcaagccggAACTGCCAATCAAAACAACCCGCCAGTTGGGGGCGGTGCAGGAAGTGGAAAAAgattaggatgttttcattgcggtgacattgggcacttcaagaaggattgcccaggattgaaccaagcccgtggaagggtgttccagatcggtgcacaggaagcacgccaggatcccaacgttgtcacaggtacgttccctgtaaatcaacgttatgcatctgttctgtttgatactggtgccgactatagcttcatatcactagaatttaagaatatacttgggctagccgctaataagttagacactCCCTacgcaatcgaattggctaatggaaagttgatagaagccaatgatgtgatcagaggctgtgtgattgaattgggagaacgcgagtttactctagatctactaccagtccagttgggaagcttcgacgtggtagtagggatggattggttaacgagtaacaaggctgagatagtgtgtcacgaaaaggttattcgtatcccgaccggtgatggtgagaccattgttgttcatggagaaaagcgtgagacgccgttaaggatgattagctgcctgaaagcaaggaagtgtttgaggaaaggatgtgttgcttttctagcacacattatggataagaaggctgctgagccaaagatcgaagacatccctgtcgtgagggattacccagaagtctttccagaagacttgcctggcttgccacctcaaaggcaagtggagtttcgcatcgacttagttccaggcgctgcgcctgtggctaaggcaccctacagacttgctccgtctgagatgcaagaactgtcgacacaacttcaagagttgttagacaagggttttatccgaccaagcttctcaccttggggagctccagttttgtttgtcaagaagaaggatggtagcttccgtatgtgtattgactacagagagttgaacaagctaacgatcaagaataggtatcccctgccaagaatcgatgatctgttcgaccagcttcaaggttcaagcttctattcaaagatcgatcttcgatctggataccatcaacttcggatacaggaggagagtatcccgacgacagctttcagaactcgttatggacactacgagtttctcgttatgccgtttggtttaacaaacgcacctgcagtgttcatggatttgatgaaccgagtttgtaagccgtacttggataagttcgtgatcgtattcatcgatgacatcttgatttattcgaagacgaaggctgagcacgagcagcatcttagagctattctggagctgctaaagaaggaacagttgtacgccaagttctctaagtgcgagttttggctacgcgaagtccagtttcttggacatgtggttaacggggatggaattcatgttgatcccaccaagatcgaggcaatcaagaattgggaaacgcctacaacgccaaccgagattcggcaattcttgggtttggctggctactatcgaaggttcatcgaggatttctcgaaaatcgctcaacctttgacgctcctcacgcagaaagataaaaagtttgattggggaatcaaacaggatgaagcgtttcaagtgttgaaggataagctttgtaacgcgccaatcttagctctaccggaaggtactgacgattttgtggtatactgcgacgcatcgcgtcaaggattgggttgtgtgttgatgcaacgccaaaaggtcattgcctacgcatcacgccaactgaaggtgcacgaaaagaactataccactcatgatttggagctaggcgcattggtttttgcactaaagatctggagacactacctgtatggtacgaagtgcacaatcttcacagaccacaaaagcctacagcatatattcaaccagaaggagttgaatatgaggcaaagacgatgggttgaattattgaacgattatgactgcgagataaagtatcacccagggaaggcgaatgtagtcgccgatgccttaagtcgtaaggaaaggatcaagcccctaagggttagggctatggaaatgataatccaaaccgatctctcctcgcgcgttcgtgcagcgcagaaagaagctctcaagaaggagaaccttgagaaagagtatctccgtgggatggagaagatattggtgccaaacgaggaaggaacgctATGTTTTGGGaagaggatttgggttcctctatttggtggattaagggaagttattttcgatgaagcgcacaagtcacggtactctatccaccctggatcggataagatgtaccaagatctcaaaaattactattggtggcctaggatgaaaggcgacgttgctatttacgtgagcaaatgtttaacgtgcgctaaggtcaaggcggaataccagaagccctcgggacttctgcaacaacctgagattcccaagtggaaatgggaacaaatctcaatggattttgttacaaaactgccaagaacgccaagagggcatgatatgatttgggtgattgttgaccgcctaacaaagtccgcacactttctgccaatcaaggagaaagacagtactagtaaacttgcagaaatttacttgagagagatcgtagcacgacatggagtacccctctcgatcatctctgatagagacggaaggtttgtgtcaaggatatggcaatccttccaagaagcttttggctcacaattgaatctgagcactgcgttccatccgcaaactgacggccagagcgagcgaacgatacagactttggaagacatgctgagagcatgtgctatggatttgggcggtagctgggataaacacttacctttggtcgaattctcatacaacaacagctaccacaccagtattggtgtcgcgcctttCGAAGCCctatacggacgcaagtgtcgatcaccactatgttgggctgacgcaggtgataggcagcttgccggtcccgaaatcgttcaagagacgacggacaagattgcgcagattcttaaacgcatcgaagccgctcgccacagacaaaaagcctacgcggatccaaaccgaaagcatgtggattttcaagttggagagatggtgttattgaaggtatcaccctggaaaggggtggcacgctttgggaagcgtgggaagttaaatccacgctacattggtcctttcagaattctagaaagaattggaaccgtagcatacaagttggacctacctgctgaattaaatggtgttcacgatacatttcatgtatccaatttaaagaagagtccaactcaagttgacgttgccattcctatcgacgagattcatgttgacgacacgctccacttcgtagaagcacctgtcgaggtcacagattggaaagttaacaggacccgccggagcagtgtcaaactcgtcaaggttcgctggaatgccagacatggtcctgaatacacctgggagcgtgaggaccggatgaaagagaaatacccccacttatttcctaaaaactctgcatctacaagcagaacttaaatttcgggacgaaatttatttaacggggggagaatgtgacaac
This genomic interval carries:
- the LOC118485824 gene encoding uncharacterized protein LOC118485824; translation: MTSLVVDAQVLKADSIKLQCVDDLFGYESFTYLNWDDFEAIFTLDELTGSVITAYMMFLYEQIKNGPKLDHGICFVSPGAISPSERKSKRKHIDDASRVVADRLSTRKENDIIILPYNPGS
- the LOC118485573 gene encoding uncharacterized protein LOC118485573, whose protein sequence is MLEICLHREALLPVPLEEEFIMEVGDAIGHILSWPRHLVIQCSDLEKMLAKPKTKPVKDLKSNKQIKQPRGTNEENEKELEQKIVQVEKVTGKEVVSEKEKKTEKRT